Sequence from the Ochrobactrum vermis genome:
CGATATGGGAGGAAGCGATGAAGCGTCTTTTAATAGCGGCTATGCTGGCAGGCTGTTCAATGCTGGTCAGTATGACGGCAGAGGCCAAGACCCAGATCGAATTCTGGCATGCAATGGGAGGTGTGCTTAACGATCGTGTCGGCGAACTGGCAAAACAGTTCAACGAAACGCAGGATCAGTACACCGTCGTTCCGGTAAATAAGGGCAGTTACGAAGAACTCATCAATGCGATGATTGCCGCTTATCGGGCGAAGCGTGCGCCGACAATCGTCCAGACGAACGAGCGTGCATTCCTCACGATGCTGAATTCCGGCGCGGTCATTCCCGTCGCGGATCTGATGAGCAAAGAGGGTTACACTATCGACTGGAGCACGGTGATAGCTCCGGTTGCTGCCTATTACAGCGACAAGGGAAAGCTGCAGGCGCTACCCTTTAATTCGTCGACGCCAATTCTCTGGTATAATCAGGAGCACTTCAAAGCTGCCGGTTTCGACAAGCCCGCAGACAACTGGCCGGAACTTACCCAGCAACTCCACGCGATCCACGATAAGGGCGTCTCGCAATGCGCGATGTCTCTGCCTGGTGACTATGAGTGGAGCTTTCTCGAGAATTATTCGGCTGTGAATGATTTCCCCTATGGCACGAAACGAAATGGTATCGACGGGATCGATACGGAGTTTGTGTTCAACAAATATCTCGGTACTCAGGTCGAGCGTATGCATGATCTGATCTCGAGCGGCGTCATGGAGATCGCAGGGCAGGGTGTTCAGCCCGTCCAGTTGTTCACTTCTGGCACCTGTTCGACCATAATTGCCTCGACCGCCTCGCATGCCGCCGTGGAGGCTTCGGCAAAATTCCCGTGGAATGCGACGTTTCTCCCACATGAGAAAGACCGTACTCCCCATAACAGCGTCATCGGCGGCGGTGCCTTGTGGACCATGAAGGGTCATTCCGAGGATGAATATAAGGGCGCTGCGGCTTTCTTCGATTTTCTGGCCAAGCCCGAAACACAGGTCTGGTGGAGCAAGAATACCGGCTATGTTCCCGTTACAACCACGGCTTACGATGCGTTGAAAAAGGAAGGCTATTTCGAGCAGCACCCGACCCGCGCGATTGCTATCGAACAGCTCATGCGGAAACCGAATTCGGACAATTCGATGGGATTCCGTTTCGGCAACTCCAATCAGGCAAATGTTCTGATCATGGAAGAAGTGATGGCCGCAGCATTGGGTCAGAAGACGACCCAGGAAGCTCTGGATTCCGCCGTCGCCCGCGGCAATGAAGTGCTCCGTCGCTTCGAGAAACTGAACGCGGGAAAGTGATGCGATGATGTCTCTACGTGGACGTTCTCTCCGCTTCCGCTCCCTTGCGGAGCGGAAGGAAAGCGGGTTGAAGCGCGCGCATTTCCAGGAGTTGAGAACACCGATCCTGCTTCTCTTGCCTCAGTTGCTGGTCTTGCTGTTCTTTTTCTTTATTCCCTCGTTTCGCGCGCTCATTCAGGCATTTCAGTTGAACGATCCATTCGGCGGGTCCGTGCAGTGGGTGGGCTTTGCCAATTTCACAGCATTGTTTGCAAGTGCGCCTTACTGGGCATCGGCCAAGCTGACGCTGTGGTTTACGCTCTGGCAAAATGCCATAACGCTGTCAGTTGCGCTCCTGTTCGCCTTTGCTACGAACCATGTCATCCGCGCACGTGGAACATATCGCACAATATTATTGCTTCCCTATGCCATTGCTCCCGCTGTCGCAGGGATTATGCTGGCATTTCTCTTCAATACGCGTGTCGGTCCGATCTCCCAGATGATGCATATGATGGGGATCGGCTGGGATCCGACCAAGAATTCGACGGACGCAATGATCCTCATTGTGCTGGCCGCTTCGTGGAAGCATATCTGCTACAATTATATCTTCCTCGCAGCAGCTCTCCTGGCTGTACCGCGCTCGATTCTGGAGTCAGCCGCCAT
This genomic interval carries:
- a CDS encoding extracellular solute-binding protein encodes the protein MKRLLIAAMLAGCSMLVSMTAEAKTQIEFWHAMGGVLNDRVGELAKQFNETQDQYTVVPVNKGSYEELINAMIAAYRAKRAPTIVQTNERAFLTMLNSGAVIPVADLMSKEGYTIDWSTVIAPVAAYYSDKGKLQALPFNSSTPILWYNQEHFKAAGFDKPADNWPELTQQLHAIHDKGVSQCAMSLPGDYEWSFLENYSAVNDFPYGTKRNGIDGIDTEFVFNKYLGTQVERMHDLISSGVMEIAGQGVQPVQLFTSGTCSTIIASTASHAAVEASAKFPWNATFLPHEKDRTPHNSVIGGGALWTMKGHSEDEYKGAAAFFDFLAKPETQVWWSKNTGYVPVTTTAYDALKKEGYFEQHPTRAIAIEQLMRKPNSDNSMGFRFGNSNQANVLIMEEVMAAALGQKTTQEALDSAVARGNEVLRRFEKLNAGK
- a CDS encoding ABC transporter permease subunit: MMSLRGRSLRFRSLAERKESGLKRAHFQELRTPILLLLPQLLVLLFFFFIPSFRALIQAFQLNDPFGGSVQWVGFANFTALFASAPYWASAKLTLWFTLWQNAITLSVALLFAFATNHVIRARGTYRTILLLPYAIAPAVAGIMLAFLFNTRVGPISQMMHMMGIGWDPTKNSTDAMILIVLAASWKHICYNYIFLAAALLAVPRSILESAAIDGAGPLRRFQRISLPMIAPTLFFLVVINFVYGLFDTFAIIDATTRGGPAGATSILVYKVYQDGFVNLDMGSSAAQSVILMILALALTFAQFRLVERRVNYAV